In a single window of the uncultured Dysgonomonas sp. genome:
- a CDS encoding alpha-L-fucosidase: MKKLYTLVLLVSLSLSVMAQAGKSLVQLQQEFVDLRFGMFIHFNIPTFMEDDWADPDASPAIFNPAKLDCNQWAKTAKEANMTYGCLTTKHHSGFCIWDTKTTDYSVMNSPFRRDVVKEYADAFRAQGLNVMLYYSILDTHHRLRPGWITPKHIDMIKAQLTELLTSYGEIKALIIDGWDAPWSRISYDEVPFEDIYSLIKSLQPDCLVMDLNAAKYPAEVLYYTDIKSYEQGAGQHISKESNKLPALSCLPINSAWFWKPDFPTTPVKSPEMLVNDNIIPMNEVYCNFILNAAPNRDGLIDANAVEAFRKIGKLWKNKGPVAKLPAYPAPVISKNIAKNKKTNASWSNDMNIMDFANDDSFRSAWESNRAVKKPWLEIILDNTEQEFNLITIAQRGESNFSKYRIEYFHNNKWMPLLSGENNDIIKVHRFSKVRADKVRIQIDEFSKPPVITEFGVYNER; the protein is encoded by the coding sequence ATGAAGAAATTATACACTCTGGTTCTCCTGGTGTCTCTGTCATTGTCTGTTATGGCTCAGGCAGGAAAATCGTTGGTGCAACTTCAGCAGGAGTTTGTAGATCTGAGGTTCGGGATGTTTATCCATTTCAATATACCGACATTTATGGAGGATGATTGGGCTGATCCCGACGCATCTCCGGCTATATTCAATCCTGCGAAACTGGATTGTAACCAGTGGGCAAAGACAGCCAAAGAAGCCAATATGACATACGGATGTTTAACTACCAAGCATCATAGCGGATTTTGCATATGGGATACGAAAACTACCGATTACAGTGTGATGAACAGCCCTTTCAGGAGAGATGTGGTGAAAGAATATGCGGATGCTTTCCGTGCACAGGGCTTAAATGTAATGCTTTATTATTCTATTCTCGATACGCATCATAGACTCCGTCCGGGATGGATTACGCCGAAGCATATAGATATGATAAAAGCCCAATTGACCGAGCTATTGACTAGCTATGGAGAGATAAAGGCGCTGATTATCGACGGATGGGATGCTCCCTGGTCACGTATTTCATATGATGAAGTTCCATTTGAAGATATTTATTCCCTGATAAAGTCTTTACAGCCGGATTGCCTTGTTATGGATTTGAATGCTGCGAAGTATCCGGCAGAGGTTTTATATTATACGGACATTAAGTCCTATGAGCAGGGCGCAGGGCAACATATTTCGAAAGAGAGCAATAAACTTCCCGCATTATCCTGCCTGCCCATCAATTCGGCTTGGTTCTGGAAACCTGATTTTCCCACAACTCCGGTGAAATCGCCTGAAATGCTTGTTAACGACAATATCATCCCTATGAATGAGGTTTATTGTAATTTTATCCTGAATGCAGCGCCTAACCGCGACGGACTAATAGATGCTAATGCGGTCGAGGCTTTCAGAAAGATAGGAAAACTATGGAAAAATAAAGGACCTGTCGCTAAACTGCCGGCTTATCCTGCCCCCGTTATTTCTAAGAATATTGCAAAGAATAAGAAGACAAATGCCAGTTGGAGCAATGATATGAATATTATGGATTTTGCCAATGACGATAGTTTCCGTTCTGCGTGGGAGTCTAACAGGGCAGTAAAAAAGCCCTGGCTCGAAATCATTCTGGATAACACAGAGCAGGAATTCAATTTAATTACCATTGCTCAGAGGGGGGAAAGTAACTTTAGTAAATACCGGATTGAGTATTTTCACAATAATAAGTGGATGCCCCTTTTATCCGGTGAAAACAATGATATAATAAAAGTACATAGATTTAGTAAAGTACGGGCCGATAAAGTCCGTATACAAATAGACGAATTCAGTAAACCTCCGGTTATTACCGAATTTGGAGTATATAACGAAAGATAA
- a CDS encoding 4Fe-4S dicluster domain-containing protein, translated as MKFKHFVPLLIGLLLGFSLGWWGFRIIFPWIGGWITIGSLVAYRLKGKNKDLGRRITILMISPVFLLFLGVMQRENLQLEENVFYILLFISTGLFTRVLVHYAIAKIIGPLIWGRGFCGWACWTAAILEWLPIKENRKIPVKYTRMRYLVFVFSILIPVAFILLGYDWQTNHINEDGGIVQGGKPGALIWFLVGNGLYYFVAIILAFKFKKKRAFCKIACPVSLVMKAQTSIALIKVRPTGNECTSCGSCNRNCPMDVDVVSYISKGKKISSSECILCGKCGDICPQSAIR; from the coding sequence ATGAAATTCAAACATTTTGTTCCTTTACTTATCGGGCTTTTACTCGGATTCTCTTTAGGCTGGTGGGGATTCCGGATCATTTTCCCCTGGATTGGCGGCTGGATTACAATCGGTTCGTTGGTAGCATACCGGCTGAAAGGGAAGAATAAGGATCTGGGACGTCGTATTACTATTTTAATGATTTCACCGGTGTTTCTTCTCTTTTTGGGAGTCATGCAACGGGAAAATCTGCAACTGGAAGAGAATGTGTTTTATATATTATTATTTATTTCCACCGGACTATTTACCCGGGTACTGGTGCATTATGCCATTGCCAAGATTATCGGTCCGTTGATCTGGGGGCGCGGTTTCTGTGGATGGGCCTGCTGGACAGCTGCTATTCTGGAATGGTTGCCTATAAAAGAAAACCGTAAGATTCCTGTCAAATATACCCGTATGCGCTATCTGGTATTTGTTTTTTCCATATTGATACCTGTAGCTTTTATTCTGCTGGGTTACGATTGGCAGACGAATCATATAAATGAAGATGGGGGTATTGTGCAAGGGGGAAAACCCGGCGCTCTCATCTGGTTCCTTGTGGGCAATGGTCTTTATTATTTTGTCGCTATTATTCTTGCCTTCAAATTCAAAAAGAAACGTGCCTTTTGCAAAATTGCCTGTCCGGTATCGCTGGTTATGAAAGCACAGACAAGTATCGCTTTGATAAAGGTAAGACCTACCGGAAACGAGTGTACCTCTTGCGGCTCCTGCAATCGTAATTGTCCGATGGATGTGGATGTAGTAAGCTATATCTCGAAAGGGAAAAAGATAAGTTCAAGCGAATGTATCCTGTGCGGAAAATGCGGGGACATATGCCCGCAAAGCGCTATCAGGTAA
- a CDS encoding DUF6268 family outer membrane beta-barrel protein — MRFLFILLLITTVNTGAYAQAFLKTEYIGSSSYEDIDNNKTGGKGDAKVISGGIQIPFYMKMNENNRPTTWGMAIGGSYTSFNNKNIPADLCPSEILNAQISLLHMRPVSKKWSLLASLGAGAYTAHADISRIKMKNILAHGGAIFIWHLKDNLDIGGGLAVNNSFGYPMAFPSLYLDWRLGGRYEVKVSMMNAVEISAGMRVHENIKLGIIGEMNGSMALEEVNGEDMMFTHQYMVAGFRPEFTLGKSFSLSLTAGVSAIRPAYYTKRTLKSFFKAMDREHDPEFKVAPYVSLALAYKF; from the coding sequence ATGAGATTCTTATTTATCCTTCTACTAATAACAACCGTAAATACCGGGGCGTACGCACAGGCATTCTTAAAGACTGAATACATCGGCTCCTCCAGCTATGAAGATATAGATAATAACAAAACGGGAGGAAAAGGTGATGCAAAAGTAATATCGGGAGGTATACAAATACCCTTCTATATGAAGATGAACGAAAACAACCGCCCCACCACATGGGGTATGGCCATAGGTGGTTCATATACTTCGTTCAACAATAAAAATATACCTGCAGACCTTTGCCCGTCGGAAATACTGAATGCCCAGATATCCCTGCTCCATATGAGACCTGTCAGCAAAAAATGGTCGCTCCTGGCATCTCTGGGAGCGGGCGCATACACAGCGCATGCCGATATATCAAGAATTAAGATGAAGAATATTCTGGCGCATGGTGGTGCTATCTTCATCTGGCACCTGAAAGATAACCTGGATATAGGCGGTGGGTTGGCCGTAAACAACTCGTTCGGCTATCCTATGGCATTCCCTTCTCTCTATCTGGATTGGAGATTGGGAGGCCGCTACGAAGTCAAAGTCTCCATGATGAACGCTGTGGAGATTTCGGCAGGTATGCGGGTCCATGAAAATATCAAACTCGGTATAATCGGCGAGATGAATGGTTCGATGGCTCTGGAAGAAGTGAACGGTGAAGACATGATGTTCACGCACCAATATATGGTAGCCGGATTCCGCCCCGAATTTACACTTGGCAAATCATTCTCTCTTTCACTAACCGCCGGCGTGTCGGCTATTCGTCCGGCATATTATACAAAAAGAACACTCAAATCCTTTTTCAAGGCAATGGACAGGGAGCATGACCCGGAGTTTAAAGTGGCCCCTTACGTATCTTTGGCACTGGCATATAAATTCTGA
- a CDS encoding NAD(P)-dependent oxidoreductase, with protein sequence MKKILMGHNFVREGFASLEGKYEVIYPEKQLFTRTEILEQIADAEAFVPNFSFQTDEEMIDAGKKLQLIANYGVGYNNIDTAYAATKGITVTNTPQSVLEPTAELCFALIMATARKVAYYNHKLHNGVRLDWSLYGDLGMPIYGQTLGIYGMGRIGQAIARRAVASGMKIIYCNRHALPKEVEEKYGAAYVDFDTLLREADVISLNAPATAETYHLMGEQEFKKMKSSAILINTARGQLVDAQALAKALQEGEIYAAGLDVYENEPKIPQELIGLDNVVLSPHAGTKTYAARLDMEQEVAKNIINFFEGGEIDKVN encoded by the coding sequence ATGAAAAAGATATTGATGGGGCATAATTTCGTAAGAGAAGGATTTGCTTCCCTCGAAGGAAAGTATGAAGTTATATATCCCGAAAAACAATTGTTTACGAGGACAGAAATACTGGAACAGATAGCAGACGCGGAAGCTTTCGTCCCTAATTTTTCCTTCCAGACCGATGAAGAAATGATAGATGCAGGTAAAAAACTGCAACTGATAGCCAATTACGGAGTGGGATATAACAACATAGATACCGCTTACGCAGCCACAAAAGGCATTACGGTGACCAACACTCCCCAATCGGTACTGGAGCCGACAGCGGAGTTGTGCTTTGCCCTGATAATGGCAACTGCCCGCAAGGTGGCCTATTACAATCATAAGTTGCATAATGGTGTGCGTCTCGACTGGAGCCTCTATGGTGATTTGGGTATGCCCATTTATGGGCAGACGCTCGGCATATATGGTATGGGACGTATCGGACAGGCGATAGCCCGCCGTGCGGTGGCCTCGGGAATGAAAATAATCTATTGCAACAGGCATGCCTTGCCTAAAGAGGTGGAAGAGAAGTACGGCGCGGCGTATGTAGATTTCGATACATTGCTACGGGAAGCTGATGTAATATCTCTGAATGCACCTGCAACAGCCGAAACTTATCACCTGATGGGAGAACAAGAATTTAAAAAGATGAAGAGTTCCGCTATTCTTATCAATACTGCCCGTGGGCAACTGGTAGATGCTCAGGCTCTGGCTAAGGCCTTACAGGAGGGGGAAATATATGCTGCCGGACTGGATGTGTACGAGAACGAACCGAAAATTCCGCAGGAACTTATCGGATTGGACAACGTAGTCCTTTCCCCTCATGCCGGAACAAAGACATATGCTGCCCGCCTGGATATGGAGCAGGAAGTAGCAAAGAATATAATTAACTTTTTTGAAGGAGGGGAGATAGATAAGGTAAACTGA
- the tatA gene encoding twin-arginine translocase TatA/TatE family subunit, translated as MNTLLFLGNLGTGEIIIIAIVVLLLFGGKKIPELMKGIGKGIKNFKDGVNGLEDDIKGTTEKIDNK; from the coding sequence ATGAACACATTATTATTTCTAGGCAACCTTGGAACCGGGGAGATTATTATCATTGCCATCGTTGTTTTATTATTATTCGGAGGAAAGAAAATTCCTGAACTTATGAAAGGTATCGGAAAAGGTATCAAAAACTTCAAAGATGGGGTAAACGGCCTCGAAGATGATATAAAAGGTACTACAGAAAAGATAGACAACAAGTAA
- a CDS encoding GH92 family glycosyl hydrolase: MKSKLPLGLLLSALLLVSSCKEKTQIADESADLSLNAYVNPFVGTSGFGNVYPGSQIPFGGIQISPDTDKDYYDAASGYKYNHMTIMGFSLTHLSGTGIPDLGDFLFIPGTGEKKFTPGTHENPDEGYRSRYSHDREWASPNYYGVDLLDYDVKAEMTSGIRSGIFKFTFPKTDSAFVMLDMDHVQWFKTAWSQLRIENDSTICGFKLVNGWGPERYVYFVARFSKPFVRSGIMQDGNPVIYDTKRFRSDRVAYGNKIMGWLDFEAGNGAEIEVKVAISSTGTSGAYTNLKELEGQNFESLKKKGETLWAKELGKFKVKGTKEQLETFYTSVYHASLHPFIYQDADNKYRGHDSNIHQAEKFTNYTVFSLWDTYRAHHPLLNLINPERNADMVNSMLAHYDQSVERMLPIWSFYGNETWCMIGYHAVSAISDAIVKDVKGFDYERAYQAMKTTAMNPNYDCLPEYTAMGWVPFDKERESVSKTLEYAYDDYCIAMAAKKLGKEEDYKYFLNRSLAYQNLIDPESGFMRGRDSHGEWRTPFDAVAYTGPGSVHGWGDITEGFTYQYTWYVPQDVQGYINEMGGNEIFAQRLDSMFTMELPDDIPGAHDIQGRIGAYWHGNEPCHQILYLYNYVKQPWKGQEKIRYVLDTFYGNKPDALSGNDDCGQMSAWYIFNCIGFYPTCPSSNIYAIGSPGLEAVEMTLGNGKKISMTTENYSKQNVYIQSMTLNGKEYNKTYITYDDIKNGADIKFVLGSNPNKDWGTSDESVAPSISKPNQTLRYQKNN, from the coding sequence ATGAAAAGTAAATTGCCCTTAGGGCTTCTTCTCTCGGCCTTATTGCTGGTCTCGTCATGTAAGGAAAAAACTCAGATTGCGGACGAATCGGCAGACCTGTCCCTCAATGCTTATGTAAATCCTTTTGTAGGTACATCCGGGTTTGGGAATGTATATCCCGGCTCGCAGATACCTTTCGGGGGAATACAGATAAGTCCCGATACAGATAAAGATTATTATGATGCCGCTTCCGGTTATAAATATAATCATATGACCATTATGGGTTTCAGCCTTACCCATCTGAGCGGAACGGGGATTCCCGATCTCGGAGACTTCCTTTTCATTCCGGGCACAGGGGAAAAGAAGTTTACGCCGGGAACACACGAAAATCCCGATGAGGGTTACCGTTCACGTTATAGCCACGACAGGGAATGGGCTTCTCCAAACTACTACGGAGTCGACTTGCTGGATTATGATGTGAAGGCGGAGATGACCTCCGGTATCCGTTCGGGGATATTCAAGTTCACTTTTCCTAAGACAGACAGTGCCTTTGTGATGCTGGACATGGACCATGTACAATGGTTCAAAACGGCATGGTCGCAACTCCGTATAGAAAACGATTCTACTATCTGTGGATTTAAACTTGTGAATGGCTGGGGGCCCGAACGTTATGTTTACTTCGTAGCCCGTTTTTCCAAACCATTTGTCCGTTCGGGTATCATGCAGGATGGGAACCCCGTAATATATGATACGAAGCGTTTCCGCAGTGATCGTGTTGCCTATGGAAATAAGATCATGGGATGGCTCGATTTTGAAGCTGGTAATGGAGCCGAAATTGAGGTAAAAGTAGCGATCTCTTCTACCGGAACATCAGGGGCATATACCAACCTGAAAGAGCTGGAAGGGCAAAATTTCGAAAGCCTTAAAAAGAAGGGCGAGACTCTTTGGGCTAAAGAGTTAGGTAAGTTTAAGGTAAAAGGGACAAAAGAACAATTGGAGACATTCTATACTTCGGTTTATCACGCGTCGTTACATCCTTTTATATATCAGGATGCAGATAATAAATACAGGGGGCATGACTCGAATATACATCAGGCCGAAAAGTTCACCAATTATACTGTATTCTCATTATGGGATACATACCGGGCACACCATCCATTACTTAACCTGATTAACCCGGAACGTAATGCCGATATGGTGAACTCCATGCTGGCGCATTACGACCAGAGTGTGGAACGTATGCTGCCTATATGGTCTTTCTATGGAAATGAAACATGGTGTATGATTGGTTATCATGCCGTATCTGCTATTTCGGATGCCATTGTGAAAGATGTGAAAGGATTCGACTACGAACGTGCTTATCAGGCGATGAAAACGACAGCAATGAATCCTAACTACGATTGCCTGCCCGAATATACAGCGATGGGATGGGTACCATTCGATAAAGAACGGGAATCGGTTTCCAAGACACTGGAATATGCCTATGATGATTATTGTATCGCTATGGCCGCAAAGAAATTAGGAAAAGAAGAAGACTACAAATACTTCCTGAACCGTTCGCTTGCTTATCAGAACCTTATAGATCCGGAATCCGGATTTATGCGGGGGCGCGACTCTCATGGAGAATGGCGTACACCTTTCGATGCGGTCGCTTACACCGGGCCGGGATCGGTACACGGTTGGGGTGATATTACCGAAGGGTTCACTTATCAGTACACATGGTATGTACCTCAGGATGTACAGGGATATATCAATGAAATGGGAGGGAATGAGATATTCGCCCAGCGTCTCGATTCCATGTTCACAATGGAACTACCGGATGATATTCCGGGAGCGCACGATATACAGGGGCGTATTGGGGCATATTGGCATGGCAACGAGCCTTGTCATCAGATACTGTATCTATACAATTATGTGAAACAGCCGTGGAAAGGACAGGAGAAGATACGTTATGTACTGGATACCTTCTACGGAAACAAGCCTGATGCGTTAAGCGGGAATGATGATTGCGGACAGATGTCGGCATGGTATATCTTCAACTGTATAGGCTTCTATCCCACTTGTCCGTCGAGCAATATCTATGCTATTGGTTCCCCGGGGCTCGAAGCGGTAGAAATGACTCTCGGTAACGGGAAGAAAATATCTATGACTACAGAGAATTACAGCAAGCAGAATGTCTATATCCAGTCTATGACTCTCAACGGAAAGGAATATAACAAAACTTATATTACCTATGACGATATAAAGAACGGGGCTGATATAAAGTTCGTTTTGGGAAGCAATCCGAACAAAGACTGGGGTACGTCCGACGAGTCTGTTGCACCGTCTATATCGAAACCGAATCAAACATTGCGTTATCAAAAGAATAATTAA
- a CDS encoding low molecular weight protein-tyrosine-phosphatase yields MKEYNILFVCLGNICRSPAAEGILKRMVREQGLQDKISVDSAGTSGYHDGDLPDHRMRQHGARRGYKFDSLSRRFTSLDFDRFDVILAMDDSNYHNIMRLAPDLESEKKVYRMVDFSKRFGHDHIPDPYYSGADGFELVLNLLEDACEGLLDRLKKNEL; encoded by the coding sequence ATGAAAGAATATAATATACTCTTTGTCTGTCTCGGAAATATCTGCCGCTCTCCCGCCGCCGAAGGCATCCTCAAAAGAATGGTCAGGGAACAGGGACTGCAAGATAAAATATCTGTCGATTCGGCAGGGACATCTGGCTACCACGATGGCGACCTGCCTGACCACCGGATGCGACAACACGGTGCACGCAGGGGCTATAAGTTCGATTCGCTGTCACGCAGGTTCACAAGCCTCGATTTTGACCGGTTTGATGTCATACTGGCTATGGACGACAGCAACTACCATAACATCATGCGCCTTGCTCCTGATCTGGAATCGGAAAAGAAAGTGTACCGCATGGTAGATTTTTCGAAACGATTCGGTCACGACCATATCCCCGACCCTTATTATTCGGGTGCCGATGGCTTCGAGCTAGTCCTCAATCTACTGGAAGACGCATGTGAAGGATTACTGGATAGACTGAAGAAAAACGAACTGTAA
- a CDS encoding LytTR family DNA-binding domain-containing protein produces MDGIIRYLKQPYPANEKPWQTVIVAFIAVFLLLALFQPFHLQGVFNKWLIIGGYSLVTAVCTFIVTYAFPVIFKKFYQAATWTNCKNMLNNLIIILTISLGNFLFDISIWHREPEIFLSVFLFYLVATFIVGLVPVTVISFFIQNNALKRNLREAKESNNRLLERLAANEPALPFNSGMITLSGTTKDSVSFNPETLLYIESSGNYTTFYYQENDIVKQKQLRATISQIETDLQPYPDIVRCHRAFMVNIAQIVSVTGNSLGFQLKLKYTKDEVPVSRTYTKLIRTRIAG; encoded by the coding sequence ATGGATGGAATAATCAGATATTTAAAACAACCATATCCAGCCAATGAAAAGCCATGGCAGACTGTCATCGTGGCATTTATTGCTGTTTTTCTACTGCTCGCTCTATTCCAGCCTTTTCACCTGCAAGGTGTATTTAATAAATGGCTGATAATAGGGGGATATTCATTGGTGACGGCAGTATGTACTTTTATTGTAACTTATGCATTTCCCGTAATTTTCAAAAAGTTCTATCAAGCTGCTACTTGGACTAACTGTAAGAATATGCTCAATAACCTGATTATAATTCTGACTATTAGTCTAGGGAATTTTTTGTTTGACATTTCTATCTGGCATAGAGAACCTGAAATATTTCTATCTGTTTTCCTCTTCTATTTAGTTGCTACGTTTATTGTTGGGTTGGTTCCTGTTACTGTCATTTCATTCTTTATACAAAATAATGCACTGAAACGGAACCTGCGCGAGGCAAAAGAGAGTAACAACAGACTGCTTGAACGTTTGGCTGCAAATGAGCCGGCTTTGCCATTTAACTCCGGCATGATTACATTGAGTGGTACTACCAAAGACTCCGTTAGTTTTAACCCCGAAACGCTCCTTTACATTGAGTCATCGGGAAACTATACTACATTTTATTATCAGGAAAACGATATTGTAAAACAAAAGCAACTCAGAGCGACGATCAGTCAGATAGAGACAGACCTGCAACCTTATCCTGATATTGTACGCTGTCACCGGGCTTTCATGGTGAATATAGCACAAATTGTTTCAGTTACAGGAAATTCTTTAGGCTTCCAGTTAAAACTGAAATATACAAAGGACGAAGTTCCCGTATCGCGCACCTACACAAAACTCATCCGGACCCGTATTGCGGGATAA
- a CDS encoding histidine kinase, with translation MKNYLTKGYISFIALIWLMLASLFLFQYMNQVSVIEAVLFCFSLFLPTCLITSYLSNSLLPKAIRSKKMRRFVVQFIIIMLLTGIIHLAIFIIFEKLEEAEIFEPSELMRTHYSAVIEYIMTLPAIFVINLGFCGIRFYFEHSKLQEIHLKTQLQVLQQQINPHFMFNVLNHIYILMQKDVDRASELLVKYSEILRYQLYNGKEELVPLSQEIQFLKDVIEVEKTRWGKELHVDCTWQIENGDRDIQPLLLITFIENAFKHVSRSISETGFVNVMVWQKGDLLSMEVKNSKPVQPIKKKNASGLGLINAKERLDILYPDRYSLFIEENEQTYIIQLNITL, from the coding sequence ATGAAAAATTATCTCACAAAAGGCTATATATCCTTTATTGCTCTTATCTGGCTGATGTTGGCTTCATTATTTCTTTTCCAGTATATGAATCAGGTCTCTGTTATAGAGGCTGTCTTGTTTTGTTTTAGTCTGTTCCTGCCAACTTGTCTTATTACATCCTATTTAAGTAATAGCCTGTTGCCTAAAGCAATTAGAAGTAAAAAGATGCGCCGTTTTGTCGTTCAGTTTATTATAATTATGCTACTGACGGGAATAATTCATTTGGCGATTTTTATCATATTTGAAAAATTGGAAGAAGCAGAAATATTTGAACCTTCAGAACTGATGAGAACTCATTATTCCGCTGTGATTGAGTATATAATGACCTTGCCTGCTATTTTTGTTATTAACCTCGGTTTTTGCGGAATCAGATTCTATTTTGAACACAGTAAACTTCAGGAGATACATTTAAAGACTCAACTACAGGTGCTTCAGCAACAGATAAACCCCCATTTTATGTTCAATGTATTGAATCATATCTATATACTGATGCAAAAAGATGTGGATAGGGCGTCGGAACTTCTGGTAAAATACTCTGAAATATTGCGTTATCAGCTTTATAATGGTAAAGAAGAATTGGTGCCATTGAGTCAGGAAATACAATTTCTGAAAGATGTGATCGAAGTGGAGAAAACCCGTTGGGGAAAAGAACTGCACGTGGATTGTACATGGCAGATAGAGAATGGTGATAGAGACATACAGCCACTGCTCCTCATTACCTTTATAGAAAATGCATTTAAACATGTCTCCCGCTCTATATCGGAAACAGGATTTGTAAATGTTATGGTGTGGCAAAAAGGAGACTTATTATCAATGGAGGTGAAAAACTCGAAACCGGTACAGCCGATAAAAAAGAAGAATGCTTCGGGACTAGGCTTGATAAATGCAAAAGAGCGGCTCGATATCCTATATCCTGACAGATATAGTTTATTTATAGAAGAAAATGAACAGACTTATATTATCCAGCTAAATATTACGTTATAA
- a CDS encoding DUF3795 domain-containing protein, with protein sequence MMDEHKQEKSEIVTPKYYSGRVPACGVFCGGCPMYVRDKKPCPGAGINKIRCENCKTFHLCCQSRGIVHCYECRVFPCFKFKGFAKRWLKYGQDFIENQKLLKEVGEQTFLDYFNNKLDDSK encoded by the coding sequence ATGATGGACGAACACAAACAGGAAAAATCGGAGATAGTCACTCCCAAATATTATTCAGGCAGAGTCCCTGCCTGCGGCGTATTTTGCGGAGGATGCCCCATGTATGTAAGGGATAAAAAGCCCTGCCCGGGTGCCGGTATTAACAAAATCAGATGTGAGAATTGTAAGACATTTCACCTTTGTTGCCAGTCGAGAGGAATAGTACATTGCTACGAATGTAGGGTATTTCCCTGCTTTAAATTCAAAGGCTTTGCCAAACGCTGGCTGAAATACGGGCAGGACTTCATCGAAAATCAGAAGTTATTGAAAGAAGTAGGAGAACAAACATTTCTGGATTATTTTAATAATAAGCTGGATGATAGTAAGTAA
- a CDS encoding GNAT family N-acetyltransferase translates to MEISEIREFTQEGFKAVQKLTGTLISSGTVHLTESYYRELLASANSHLFFITDDGNIAGMLTVGIYKSPTGAKAWIEDVVVDGSYRGQGLGRLLVEHAIGFSESLGADSLMLTSSPSRIAANKLYQSLNFTQKETNVYRMTFE, encoded by the coding sequence ATGGAAATTTCAGAGATCAGGGAGTTTACACAAGAAGGTTTTAAGGCTGTACAGAAACTTACCGGGACATTAATATCTTCCGGCACGGTTCATTTGACGGAATCATATTATAGGGAGCTGCTGGCTTCCGCCAATAGTCATCTGTTCTTTATTACGGATGATGGGAATATTGCCGGAATGCTTACTGTTGGCATATATAAAAGCCCGACAGGGGCAAAGGCATGGATTGAAGATGTAGTAGTTGATGGTTCGTATCGCGGGCAAGGTTTAGGCAGATTACTTGTAGAGCATGCTATAGGTTTTTCAGAATCGTTAGGCGCCGATTCATTAATGTTGACATCTAGCCCTTCACGCATAGCGGCCAATAAGCTTTATCAGTCTTTGAATTTCACACAGAAGGAAACAAATGTGTACCGTATGACGTTTGAATAA
- a CDS encoding LytTR family DNA-binding domain-containing protein has translation MKCLVVDDEPIAREGIIDYIEKLDFLEVCGVCSSAIEAAEVLKKTDVDLIFLDIQMPHLTGIEFLEALENKPLTILTTAYSEYALEGFRLQVVDYLLKPITFKRFFQAALKAKEIFELKSHAYNENVNVYVRQGDSFVKIAWTDILYVESMQNYLKLHFNDKTLIIHQTMTSLEDMLPKDSFFRIHKSFLVNIAHIETINGGRIFIDSRELPISRQRKDELLNTVVYKKLISK, from the coding sequence ATGAAATGTCTGGTAGTGGACGACGAACCTATAGCACGGGAAGGAATTATAGATTACATAGAAAAACTTGACTTTCTGGAGGTTTGCGGAGTATGCTCTTCTGCAATAGAAGCAGCAGAGGTATTGAAAAAGACAGATGTAGATCTTATTTTTCTGGATATTCAGATGCCCCATCTTACCGGAATTGAATTCTTAGAGGCCTTGGAAAATAAGCCGTTAACGATACTTACCACAGCATATTCAGAATATGCGCTGGAGGGGTTTCGTCTACAGGTAGTTGATTACCTCCTGAAACCAATCACCTTCAAGCGTTTTTTTCAGGCAGCGCTAAAAGCAAAGGAAATATTTGAACTGAAAAGCCATGCGTATAACGAGAATGTCAATGTGTATGTCCGGCAGGGAGATTCTTTTGTAAAGATCGCATGGACTGATATATTGTATGTAGAAAGTATGCAAAACTACCTGAAACTCCATTTCAACGATAAAACACTTATTATCCATCAGACGATGACTTCCCTTGAAGATATGCTCCCGAAAGATTCTTTTTTCAGGATACACAAATCATTCTTGGTAAATATTGCTCATATTGAGACGATAAACGGAGGGAGGATTTTTATCGACAGCAGAGAATTACCCATATCCCGGCAACGAAAAGACGAGCTTCTGAATACGGTTGTATATAAGAAGCTGATAAGTAAATAA